A genomic window from Passer domesticus isolate bPasDom1 chromosome Z, bPasDom1.hap1, whole genome shotgun sequence includes:
- the LOC135291234 gene encoding protein ALEX-like, with protein MAELPLPAGLSASAFPAKLWRLVNSPRVRSVRWDSHAQGLLVHRSLFERELLGPGPAPGGGGAGAGPVPRPFRATQFSSFVRQLYRYGFRRVPGWLGAAAPGDAGGWLHFSSPCFRRDRPDLLLRLRRRSAADRRRPAAGREGRRRPPCGSRQLPGARPLPDGRHGRGRFQPLPRERPPLPPGRPPSGFLLLQRERTLPDGRELRSPRPGRLQQRPGERPLLARRPPCSFHLLHRDRPVPARREGPSRFQELYGERPPPAQREVLGIPPCELLGLHGEPLLPLGREGPPSRFQELYGGQLPPLDREVLRLQPCCFQQLHREQQPPAFDPRATPGTSAPSAPAGSAACAASTASSSGHNAPGAEGWPPADLGLAIEKMIREIRRSLPERSASAQDDVSVAPESSGGEPVDRAAAEEISSGTESCRNSSPEPEEPDAI; from the exons ATGGcggagctgccgctgcccgccgggctcagcgccagcgccttccccgccaagctgtggcgcctggtgaacagcccccgcgtccgctccgtgcgctgggacagccacgcccaggggctgctcgtcCACCGCTCCCTCTTCGAGCGGGAGCTGCTcggcccgggccccgcccccgggggcggtggcgctggggcggggccggtgccgcgCCCCTTCAGGGCCACGCAGTTCAGCAGCTTCGTCCGGCAGCTGTACCGCTACGGCTTCCGCAGGGTGCCGGGCTGGCTCGGCGCGGCTGCGCCGGGCGATGCCGGGGGCTGGCTGCActtcagcagcccctgcttccgCCGCGACCGCCCCGACCTTCTGCTCCGCCTCCGGCGCCGGAGCGCGGCCGacaggcggcggccggcggcgggccgggagggcCGCAGGCGCCCGCCCTGCGGCTCCCGGCAGCTCCCCGGGGCGCGGCCGCTGCCGGACGGGCGGCACGGGCGCGGCCGCTTCCAgccgctgccccgggagcggccgccgctgccgcccgggcGCCCGCCCAgcggcttcctgctgctgcagcgggagcggacgctgccggacgggcgggagctgcgcagcccccggcccggccgcctccagcagcgccccggggagcggccgctgctcGCCCGGCGCCCGCCCTGCAGCTTCCACCTGCTGCACCGCGACCGGCCGGTGCCGGCCCGGCGGGAGGGGCCGAGCCGCTTCCAGGAGCTGtacggggagcggccgccgcccgcccagCGGGAGGTGCTGGGGATCCCGCCCTGCGAATTGCTCGGGCTCCACGGggagccgctgctgccgctcggGCGGGAGGGACCCCCCAGCCGCTTCCAGGAGCTGTACGGGGGGCAGCTGCCTCCTCTCGACCGGGAGGTgctccggctccagccctgctgcttccagcagctgcacagggagcagcagcccccggCCTTCGACCCACGAG ccACCCCGGGCACTTCTGCACCCAGcgctccagctggcagtgctgcttgtGCAGCATCGACGgcctccagctcaggacacaacgcacctggggcagagggatggCCACCAGCAGATCTCGGCCTTGCCATAGAGAAAATGATCCGGGAGATCAGGAGATCCCTGCCCGAAAGGTCTGCCTCTGCTCAG GATGATGTTAGTGTCGCCCCTGAGTCTTCAGGAGGGGAGCCTgtggacagagctgcagcagaggaaatttCATCTGGCAccgagagctgcaggaacagttccCCAGAGCCCGaggagcctg ATGCCATCTGA